One Deltaproteobacteria bacterium genomic region harbors:
- the gspK gene encoding type II secretion system minor pseudopilin GspK, with protein sequence FEMMARVLRRWWRDPQGGAALILALLMITVLVTVVIESLRGVQVEATGARYFQDGFRAEALAKSGVHLAMQMLAIDGADNEVDHLGEPWAEVLQPGMLPRSLAEAGTLEGKVVDENGKFPVNFLVDDKGALRPDYQQVFERLLTMSPMSLDAEKAHAVATALKDWLDKDEETTETTGAEADYYQTLEKPHGCRNGPIVALDELLLVRGITPELYYGKDGKPGLKDFVTVRSSGRININTAGVQVLQALVPATVAPETASEWAQNVVAYRSEPFHYDFLKEKDWYRNRMPGFNDIVLPAALVTTTSDYFSVEMTARVGAGRKSIFAYLEREPGAGRQGEAKVVARFWQVY encoded by the coding sequence GTTTTGAAATGATGGCAAGAGTGTTGCGCAGGTGGTGGCGGGATCCCCAGGGTGGGGCAGCACTTATACTTGCTCTGCTCATGATTACCGTTCTGGTGACGGTGGTTATTGAAAGTCTCAGGGGAGTGCAGGTGGAGGCCACTGGTGCGCGCTACTTTCAGGATGGTTTTCGTGCCGAGGCCCTGGCAAAATCTGGCGTCCATCTGGCCATGCAAATGCTGGCTATTGACGGCGCAGACAACGAGGTCGACCATCTGGGGGAGCCATGGGCCGAAGTGCTGCAGCCTGGCATGCTGCCGCGTTCCCTTGCGGAGGCGGGAACTCTGGAGGGAAAAGTTGTAGACGAGAACGGCAAGTTTCCCGTAAATTTTCTGGTGGACGACAAGGGTGCGCTTCGCCCCGACTATCAGCAGGTCTTCGAACGGCTGCTCACCATGAGCCCTATGTCCCTGGATGCTGAAAAGGCGCATGCAGTGGCCACTGCCCTCAAGGATTGGCTGGATAAAGACGAGGAGACCACGGAGACCACCGGGGCTGAAGCCGATTATTATCAAACTCTGGAAAAGCCGCACGGCTGCAGGAATGGTCCCATTGTCGCCCTTGACGAGCTTCTGCTGGTGCGGGGCATTACCCCGGAGCTGTACTACGGCAAGGATGGCAAGCCGGGACTGAAGGATTTCGTCACGGTGCGCAGCAGTGGCAGGATCAATATCAACACCGCAGGAGTCCAGGTTCTCCAGGCCCTGGTGCCCGCCACGGTGGCTCCGGAAACTGCGAGTGAATGGGCTCAGAATGTGGTAGCCTACCGCAGTGAGCCCTTTCACTACGATTTTCTCAAGGAGAAGGACTGGTACAGGAACAGAATGCCTGGATTCAATGATATTGTCCTGCCTGCTGCTCTGGTAACCACCACCAGCGACTACTTTTCTGTAGAGATGACTGCCAGGGTGGGTGCGGGGAGAAAGTCTATCTTTGCTTATCTGGAGCGGGAGCCGGGTGCCGGCCGCCAGGGAGAAGCAAAGGTAGTGGCACGTTTCTGGCAGGTATATTGA
- the pilM gene encoding pilus assembly protein PilM — MAEKILGIDIGSKVLKVVQLSRTLRTARIEGYASKALPPEASPPQIAETLRELLAQHGLEGDRFFLTVGCQDAFLRRVALPFTSERKIAQVLGFEIEATLPVALEEVVVDSVLSDDRADGSHSVLAVAFPRRVLTPYLEAFREIGIVPELVDLDGGVLGVIAGELAEQIPERTLLLDIGHRKTNFLLRKGGRTSYLRALAFGCSRLADTFARSANISLEDAFKQLFAHGFNGQPAGTGKDGSEGEVRQVVQAFAREVEMTLLAAQEQETAAPPELVLLLGGGSLIKGFAALLGEELQLPVRRVTELTDLGVLGQFQDLSNEAPIYAVATAAALRAARRKGSFNLQATAAPSLDPLVRWRPQIIYGLMAAALVALSWLGSVGADIYAKNKQLQQLDRAIETVIKRELPELSGSLKPSQYVSVLKGKVDELKQTAALFGSSVEQYSTVEVLRAISEAIPPDLQVSLQMLSMDQKQVRLNGRADSFGTVDKVKNRLMESPEFSKVNISGAKAAKDGKGVDFSIELQR, encoded by the coding sequence ATGGCAGAGAAGATTCTCGGTATAGATATCGGCAGCAAGGTGCTCAAGGTGGTGCAGCTGAGTCGCACCCTGCGAACAGCGCGAATCGAGGGGTATGCCAGCAAAGCGCTGCCGCCCGAGGCCTCGCCGCCGCAGATTGCTGAGACTCTCCGGGAGCTGCTGGCCCAGCACGGCCTGGAAGGCGACCGATTTTTTCTGACAGTGGGCTGCCAGGACGCTTTTTTGCGGCGGGTTGCCCTGCCGTTTACTTCTGAACGCAAGATTGCTCAGGTCCTGGGTTTCGAGATCGAAGCCACCTTGCCCGTGGCCCTGGAAGAGGTGGTGGTTGACTCCGTACTCAGTGACGACCGCGCAGACGGCAGCCACAGCGTGCTGGCGGTCGCTTTCCCCAGACGGGTTCTCACTCCCTACCTGGAGGCCTTCCGGGAGATAGGCATTGTGCCAGAACTGGTAGATCTGGACGGGGGCGTGCTCGGAGTCATTGCCGGTGAACTGGCGGAGCAGATTCCTGAACGGACGCTTCTTCTGGATATCGGCCACCGGAAAACCAACTTTCTTCTGCGGAAGGGAGGGCGTACTTCTTACCTGCGCGCCCTGGCTTTCGGCTGCAGCCGCCTGGCTGACACCTTTGCCAGATCTGCCAACATATCTCTGGAGGATGCCTTCAAGCAGCTCTTTGCCCACGGCTTCAACGGCCAGCCCGCCGGCACCGGCAAGGATGGCTCCGAAGGCGAGGTGCGCCAGGTGGTGCAGGCCTTTGCTCGCGAAGTGGAGATGACCCTGCTTGCCGCCCAGGAGCAGGAGACCGCGGCACCGCCGGAACTGGTGCTGCTGCTCGGCGGCGGCTCGCTGATAAAGGGCTTTGCCGCACTGCTCGGTGAAGAGCTGCAGCTGCCAGTGCGCCGGGTCACCGAGCTGACGGACCTGGGAGTGCTCGGACAATTTCAGGATCTCAGCAATGAGGCGCCCATTTACGCGGTGGCAACGGCAGCAGCCCTGAGAGCGGCAAGGCGCAAAGGCAGCTTTAACCTGCAGGCAACGGCAGCGCCGAGCCTCGACCCACTGGTGCGCTGGCGGCCGCAGATCATCTACGGACTCATGGCCGCGGCCCTGGTGGCACTGAGCTGGCTGGGATCCGTAGGTGCAGACATCTATGCCAAGAACAAGCAGCTGCAGCAGCTCGATAGAGCCATTGAGACGGTGATCAAACGAGAGCTGCCGGAGTTGAGCGGCTCGCTGAAGCCGAGCCAGTATGTGAGTGTACTCAAGGGCAAAGTGGACGAATTGAAGCAAACAGCCGCCCTTTTCGGCAGCAGTGTGGAGCAGTATTCCACGGTGGAGGTCCTGCGGGCCATCAGCGAGGCCATACCGCCCGATCTGCAGGTATCTCTGCAAATGCTCTCGATGGATCAAAAACAGGTGCGCCTCAACGGCAGGGCTGATTCCTTTGGCACTGTGGACAAAGTGAAGAACCGCCTGATGGAATCGCCGGAATTCAGCAAGGTGAACATCAGCGGGGCCAAGGCGGCCAAGGATGGCAAAGGAGTGGACTTCAGCATCGAGCTGCAGCGCTAA